One genomic segment of Pseudomonas chlororaphis subsp. aurantiaca includes these proteins:
- a CDS encoding cytochrome ubiquinol oxidase subunit I — protein sequence MFGLEALDLARIQFAFTISFHILFPAITIGLASYLAVLEGLWLKTRDDTYRDLYHFWSKIFAVNFGMGVVSGLVMAYQFGTNWSRFSDFAGAVTGPLLTYEVLTAFFLEAGFLGVMLFGWNRVGRGLHFFSTVMVAIGTLISTFWILSSNSWMQTPQGYEIIDGRVIPVDWLAVVFNPSFPYRLAHMATAAFVATAFFVGSSAAWHLLRGRDNPAIRRMLSMAMWMALIVAPIQAVIGDFHGLNTLKHQPAKIAAIEGHWENVGNEPTPLILFGWPDMQEEKTKFAVEIPYLGSIILTHSLDKQVPALKEFPPEDRPNSTIVFWSFRIMVGLGMLMILTGLWSLWLRKRDRIYQNRAFLYLALWMGPSGLIAILAGWFTTEIGRQPWVVYGLMRTADASSGHSLMQMSITLALFVVVYFSLFGVGLGYMMRLVRKGPKTDEGAEASHGGPGQKRTPARPLSAADDDAEDNGTSLNKGN from the coding sequence ATGTTCGGTTTGGAGGCACTAGATCTCGCCCGAATTCAGTTCGCGTTCACCATCTCGTTCCACATCCTGTTCCCCGCCATCACCATTGGTCTGGCGAGCTACCTGGCGGTGCTCGAAGGTTTGTGGCTCAAGACCCGCGACGATACCTACCGTGACCTGTACCACTTCTGGTCGAAGATCTTTGCCGTCAACTTCGGCATGGGGGTGGTCTCGGGCCTGGTCATGGCCTACCAGTTCGGCACCAACTGGAGCCGCTTCTCCGATTTTGCCGGCGCCGTCACCGGGCCGCTGCTGACCTATGAAGTGCTCACCGCGTTCTTCCTCGAGGCTGGTTTCCTCGGGGTCATGCTGTTCGGCTGGAACCGCGTGGGGCGCGGCCTGCACTTCTTCTCCACGGTAATGGTGGCCATCGGTACGCTGATTTCGACCTTCTGGATTCTCTCGTCCAACAGCTGGATGCAGACCCCGCAAGGCTACGAAATCATCGACGGCCGAGTGATTCCGGTGGACTGGCTGGCGGTGGTGTTCAACCCGTCGTTCCCGTACCGCCTGGCGCACATGGCCACGGCCGCCTTTGTCGCCACCGCGTTCTTCGTGGGTTCGTCCGCGGCCTGGCACCTGCTGCGCGGCCGTGACAACCCGGCAATCCGCCGCATGCTGTCGATGGCGATGTGGATGGCCCTGATCGTGGCGCCGATCCAGGCCGTGATCGGCGACTTCCACGGCCTCAACACCCTCAAGCACCAGCCGGCGAAAATCGCCGCGATCGAAGGGCACTGGGAAAACGTCGGTAACGAGCCGACCCCGCTGATCCTGTTCGGCTGGCCGGACATGCAGGAAGAAAAGACCAAGTTCGCCGTCGAGATCCCCTATCTGGGCAGCATCATCCTCACTCACTCGCTGGACAAGCAGGTGCCGGCGCTCAAGGAGTTTCCGCCAGAGGACCGGCCGAATTCGACCATCGTGTTCTGGTCGTTCCGGATCATGGTCGGCCTGGGCATGCTGATGATCCTCACCGGCCTGTGGAGCCTGTGGCTGCGCAAGCGTGACCGCATCTACCAGAACCGCGCGTTCCTGTACCTGGCGCTGTGGATGGGCCCGTCCGGCCTGATCGCGATCCTCGCCGGCTGGTTCACCACCGAGATCGGCCGTCAGCCGTGGGTGGTCTACGGGCTGATGCGCACCGCGGATGCTTCGTCCGGGCACAGCCTGATGCAGATGAGCATCACCCTCGCGCTGTTTGTCGTGGTGTATTTCTCGCTGTTCGGCGTGGGTCTGGGCTACATGATGCGCCTGGTGCGCAAGGGGCCGAAGACCGACGAAGGCGCGGAAGCCAGCCACGGTGGTCCTGGCCAGAAACGCACGCCGGCCCGTCCGCTGTCGGCCGCCGACGACGATGCCGAAGACAACGGCACCAGCCTGAACAAGGGGAACTGA
- a CDS encoding ferredoxin--NADP reductase yields the protein MTASAEKYTRQTLLDVQPLTPSLFTLRATRDAGFRFRAGQFARLGVTKADGSTVWRAYSMVSSPFDEFLEFFSIVVPGGEFTSELSRLGEGDTLMVDRQAFGYLTLDRFVDGRDLWLLSTGTGIAPFVSILQDFEVWEKFERIILVYSVREAKELAYQQLLAELKQRDYLAEVAHKLQVITTVTREQHLGSLNGRITHLIASGELERVAGVPLSAEHSRVMLCGNPQMIDDTRALLKQRDMHLSLTRRPGQVAVENYW from the coding sequence ATGACTGCCAGTGCAGAAAAATACACGCGTCAGACCTTGCTCGACGTCCAGCCCCTGACTCCCAGCCTGTTTACCCTGCGCGCCACGCGGGACGCGGGCTTTCGCTTTCGCGCCGGGCAATTCGCCCGCCTGGGGGTGACCAAGGCCGATGGCAGCACGGTATGGCGCGCGTACTCCATGGTGTCTTCGCCTTTCGACGAGTTTCTCGAGTTCTTCTCCATCGTCGTGCCCGGCGGCGAGTTCACCAGTGAGCTGAGCCGGCTGGGGGAGGGCGATACCCTGATGGTGGACCGCCAGGCGTTCGGTTATCTGACCCTCGACCGTTTCGTCGATGGCCGCGACCTCTGGCTGCTGTCCACCGGCACCGGGATCGCGCCTTTTGTTTCGATCCTGCAGGACTTCGAAGTCTGGGAGAAATTCGAGCGGATCATCCTGGTCTACAGCGTGCGCGAAGCCAAGGAGCTGGCTTATCAGCAATTGCTGGCCGAGCTGAAACAGCGCGATTATCTGGCGGAAGTCGCGCACAAGCTGCAAGTCATCACCACGGTGACCCGGGAACAGCATCTGGGCAGCCTCAATGGGCGGATCACCCATTTGATTGCGAGCGGCGAGCTGGAACGTGTCGCTGGCGTGCCTCTGAGCGCCGAGCACTCGCGAGTGATGCTCTGCGGCAACCCGCAGATGATCGACGACACCCGCGCCCTGCTCAAACAGCGCGACATGCACCTGAGCCTGACCCGGCGACCCGGGCAGGTGGCGGTGGAAAACTACTGGTAA
- a CDS encoding methyltransferase codes for MPLLESPFAQLDLIRQPEQQNEPLQAFDAADEYLLNHLAEQQPAADTRVLVLNDSFGALAASLVGRVQVRSSGDSFLGALALEKNLVRNGQPFDAVTVVPASEPLTGPFDRVLIRVPKTLALLEEQLIRLQGQLAPGAQVVAAAMVKHLPRAAGDLLERYIGPVQASLAVKKARLLTATPEAKTPAVSPYPTRYKLDEPAIELLNHANVFCREGLDIGTRAFLPHLPKNLGKARVADLGCGNGVLAIASALHNPDAHYTLVDESFMAVQSALENWRATLGEREVTVRAGDGLAGQEPQSLDVVLCNPPFHQQQVVGDFLAWRMFQQAREALVVGGALYIVGNRHLGYHSKLARLFRGVEQVAATPKFVILKARK; via the coding sequence ATGCCCCTGCTCGAAAGCCCCTTCGCCCAGCTCGACCTGATCCGCCAGCCCGAACAACAGAACGAGCCCCTGCAAGCTTTCGACGCGGCGGACGAGTACCTGCTCAATCACCTGGCCGAACAGCAGCCGGCGGCTGATACCCGGGTGCTGGTCCTCAACGACAGCTTCGGCGCGCTGGCGGCCAGCCTGGTCGGGCGCGTGCAGGTGCGCAGCAGCGGCGATTCGTTTCTCGGCGCGCTGGCGCTGGAGAAAAACCTGGTGCGCAATGGCCAGCCATTCGACGCCGTCACAGTGGTGCCGGCCAGCGAGCCGTTGACCGGGCCGTTCGACCGCGTTCTGATCCGCGTGCCCAAGACCCTGGCCCTGCTGGAAGAACAGCTGATCCGCCTGCAAGGCCAACTGGCCCCGGGTGCCCAGGTGGTGGCGGCGGCGATGGTCAAGCACCTGCCACGGGCCGCCGGCGATCTGCTGGAGCGCTACATCGGCCCGGTGCAAGCCTCGCTGGCGGTGAAAAAAGCCCGTTTGCTGACCGCCACGCCGGAGGCGAAAACCCCGGCGGTTTCGCCCTACCCGACCCGCTACAAGCTCGACGAGCCCGCCATCGAGCTGCTCAACCACGCCAACGTATTCTGCCGCGAAGGCCTGGACATCGGCACCCGCGCCTTCCTTCCGCACCTGCCGAAAAACCTCGGCAAGGCCCGGGTCGCGGACCTGGGTTGCGGCAACGGCGTGCTGGCCATCGCCAGCGCCCTGCACAACCCAGACGCCCACTACACCCTGGTGGACGAGTCCTTCATGGCCGTGCAATCGGCCCTGGAGAACTGGCGCGCAACCCTGGGCGAGCGCGAAGTGACCGTGCGCGCCGGCGACGGCCTGGCCGGCCAGGAGCCGCAGTCGCTGGACGTGGTGCTGTGCAACCCGCCCTTCCACCAGCAGCAGGTGGTCGGCGACTTCCTCGCCTGGCGCATGTTCCAGCAGGCCCGCGAAGCCCTGGTGGTGGGCGGCGCGCTGTACATCGTCGGCAACCGTCACCTGGGTTATCACAGCAAGCTGGCGCGGCTGTTCCGTGGCGTCGAGCAAGTGGCCGCCACGCCCAAGTTCGTGATCCTCAAGGCGCGCAAATAA
- the cydB gene encoding cytochrome d ubiquinol oxidase subunit II yields MGIDLPLIWAVIIIFGIMMYVVMDGFDLGIGILFPFVKDARDRDVMMNTVAPVWDGNETWLVLGGAALFGAFPLAYSVVLSALYMPLILMLIGLIFRGVAFEFRFKAKEAKRHIWDKAFIGGSVAATFFQGLALGAFIDGLPVVDRQYAGGSLDWFTPFTLFCGVALVVAYALLGCTWLIMKTEGKLQEQMHDLARPLAFVLLGVIGIVSIWTPLAHPEIASRWFTLPNLFWFLPVPILVLVTMYGLLRAVARNAHYTPFLLTLVLIFLGYSGLGISLWPNIVPPSISIWDAAAPPQSQGFMLVGTLFIIPFILGYTFWSYYVFRGKVTHEDGYH; encoded by the coding sequence ATGGGTATCGATCTTCCGCTGATCTGGGCCGTGATCATCATCTTCGGCATCATGATGTACGTGGTCATGGACGGGTTCGACCTGGGCATCGGGATTCTCTTCCCGTTCGTCAAGGACGCCCGCGACCGTGACGTGATGATGAACACCGTCGCCCCAGTCTGGGACGGCAACGAAACCTGGCTGGTCCTGGGCGGTGCCGCGTTGTTCGGCGCCTTCCCGCTGGCCTATTCGGTGGTGCTCTCGGCGCTGTACATGCCGCTGATCCTGATGCTCATCGGCCTGATCTTCCGCGGCGTGGCCTTCGAGTTCCGCTTCAAGGCCAAGGAAGCCAAGCGCCATATCTGGGACAAGGCCTTCATCGGCGGCTCGGTGGCGGCGACCTTCTTCCAGGGCCTGGCCCTGGGGGCCTTCATCGATGGCCTGCCGGTGGTCGACCGCCAGTACGCCGGCGGTTCGCTGGACTGGTTCACGCCGTTCACCCTGTTCTGCGGTGTCGCGCTGGTGGTGGCCTATGCCTTGCTCGGATGCACCTGGTTGATCATGAAGACCGAAGGCAAGCTGCAGGAGCAGATGCATGACCTGGCGCGGCCGTTGGCCTTCGTGCTGCTGGGCGTGATCGGCATTGTCAGTATCTGGACGCCGCTGGCCCACCCGGAAATCGCTTCGCGCTGGTTCACCCTGCCGAACCTGTTCTGGTTCCTGCCGGTGCCGATCCTGGTGCTGGTGACCATGTACGGCCTGCTGCGCGCCGTGGCCCGCAACGCGCACTACACGCCGTTCCTGCTGACCCTGGTGCTGATCTTCCTCGGCTACAGCGGCCTGGGCATCAGCCTGTGGCCGAACATCGTGCCGCCGTCGATCTCGATCTGGGATGCCGCCGCGCCGCCGCAAAGCCAGGGCTTCATGCTGGTGGGCACGCTGTTCATCATCCCGTTCATCCTGGGTTACACCTTCTGGAGCTATTACGTGTTCCGCGGCAAGGTCACCCACGAAGACGGCTACCACTAG
- the mscL gene encoding large-conductance mechanosensitive channel protein MscL — protein sequence MGVLSEFKAFAVKGNVVDMAVGIIIGAAFGKIVSSFVGDVVMPPIGLLIGGVDFSDLAITLKDAIGETPAVTLAYGKFIQSLIDFLIVAFAIFMGVKAINRLKREEAVAPTLPPVPTKEEELLGEIRDLLKAQNNKP from the coding sequence ATGGGCGTGCTAAGTGAGTTCAAGGCCTTCGCGGTCAAAGGTAATGTGGTCGACATGGCCGTCGGTATTATCATCGGCGCCGCATTCGGCAAGATCGTTTCGTCGTTTGTTGGTGATGTGGTGATGCCGCCAATCGGCTTGCTGATCGGTGGGGTGGACTTCAGTGATCTGGCGATCACGCTCAAGGATGCTATCGGCGAGACACCGGCCGTGACGCTGGCCTACGGCAAATTCATCCAGAGCCTGATCGACTTCCTCATCGTTGCCTTCGCCATCTTCATGGGCGTGAAGGCGATCAACCGCCTGAAGCGCGAAGAGGCCGTGGCGCCAACCCTGCCGCCGGTCCCGACCAAGGAAGAAGAGCTGCTGGGCGAGATCCGCGACCTGCTCAAGGCGCAGAACAACAAGCCCTGA
- a CDS encoding DUF2474 domain-containing protein — MAGKPTLQEIEEAEKKPLWQRLGWLAGIWVGSVLALFIVASLMRMFMNAAGLTTH, encoded by the coding sequence ATGGCTGGTAAACCCACGTTGCAGGAAATCGAAGAAGCCGAGAAGAAACCGCTCTGGCAGCGCCTGGGCTGGCTTGCCGGGATTTGGGTCGGCAGCGTGCTGGCGCTGTTTATCGTCGCCAGCCTGATGCGCATGTTCATGAACGCCGCGGGCCTGACCACGCACTGA